One Streptomyces sp. NBC_00102 DNA segment encodes these proteins:
- a CDS encoding ANTAR domain-containing response regulator, with the protein MTTPESPEPVDAVDDDKSHVPPLTTRVVIAEDEALIRLDLKEMLEEEGYAVVGEAGDGQQAVELAREHKPDLVILDVKMPVLDGISAAEKIAEESIAPVLMLTAFSQRDLVERARDAGAMAYLVKPFSKSDVVPAIEMAVSRFAELRALENEVADLAQRLETRKLVDRAKSILQTDYGLSEPAAFRWIQKTSMDRRLSMQQLAEALIEDAAEKKKAAE; encoded by the coding sequence GTGACCACGCCCGAGTCGCCCGAGCCCGTAGACGCCGTCGACGACGACAAGTCGCACGTCCCGCCGCTGACGACCCGAGTCGTCATCGCCGAGGACGAAGCGCTCATCCGCCTGGACCTCAAGGAGATGCTGGAGGAAGAGGGGTACGCGGTCGTCGGTGAGGCCGGTGACGGCCAGCAGGCCGTCGAGCTGGCCCGGGAGCACAAGCCCGACCTGGTCATCCTCGACGTCAAGATGCCGGTGCTCGACGGGATCTCCGCGGCGGAGAAGATCGCCGAGGAGTCCATCGCCCCGGTCCTCATGCTCACCGCCTTCTCGCAGCGCGACCTGGTCGAGCGGGCCCGCGACGCCGGGGCGATGGCGTACCTGGTGAAGCCGTTCAGCAAGAGCGACGTGGTGCCCGCCATCGAGATGGCGGTGTCCCGCTTCGCCGAGCTGCGGGCGCTGGAGAACGAGGTCGCGGACCTGGCCCAGCGGCTGGAGACCCGGAAGCTGGTCGACCGGGCGAAGAGCATTCTCCAGACCGACTACGGCCTCTCCGAGCCGGCCGCGTTCCGCTGGATCCAGAAGACCTCGATGGACCGGCGGCTCTCGATGCAGCAGCTGGCCGAGGCGCTGATCGAGGACGCAGCGGAGAAGAAGAAGGCCGCCGAGTAA
- a CDS encoding bifunctional UDP-sugar hydrolase/5'-nucleotidase produces the protein MPLNRRTFLGRSAAAGAGVALAGGVVAGEAQAAAPSNHGHGESHEKRYSFTVMGTTDMHGNVFNWDYFTDKEYDDAAHNDVGLAKISTLVDQIRKERGRGNTLLIDAGDTIQGTQLSYYYAKIDPITAKRGPVHPMAQAMNAIGYDAAALGNHEFNYGIPVLRKFEEQLDFPLLGANALDAKTLKPAFAPYVIKHVRTPHGRDVRVAILGLTNPGIAIWDKANVSGKMVFPGLEEQAARWVPKLRSMGADVVIVSAHSGTSGTSSYGDQIPYVENAAGLVAEQVPGIDAILVGHAHSEIPEYFVTNKETGKQVVLSEPAKWGQRLTLFDFDLVWEKGRWAVEKVGAQVLNSNTVAEDKKITRLLKDEHAKVVAYVNQVIGTSVAAMTTADAPWKDEPIIDLINHVQAETVKAALAGGEFASLPVLSQASCFSRTASIPAGNVTIKDAAGLYPFENTLEARVVTGAQVKDYLEFSARYYVQTAAGAAVDTSKLTNANSTPDYNYDALSGVTYDIDIAQPAGSRIVGLSFEGAPIDPAAKFVLAVNNYRASGGGNFPHVPAAQQVWANSDEIRNTIIAWVTAKGEVDPAEFATVGWRLTRDGVPVF, from the coding sequence ATGCCGTTGAACCGCAGGACGTTTCTGGGCCGTTCGGCTGCCGCGGGTGCGGGTGTCGCACTGGCGGGCGGAGTTGTCGCGGGAGAGGCCCAGGCCGCCGCACCCTCAAACCACGGGCACGGCGAGAGCCACGAGAAGCGGTACTCGTTCACCGTCATGGGCACGACGGACATGCACGGAAACGTCTTCAACTGGGACTACTTCACGGACAAGGAGTACGACGACGCCGCGCACAACGACGTCGGTCTGGCGAAGATCTCGACACTGGTGGACCAGATCCGCAAGGAGCGGGGGCGTGGCAACACGCTGCTGATCGACGCCGGTGACACGATCCAGGGCACCCAGCTTTCGTACTACTACGCGAAGATCGACCCGATCACCGCGAAGCGTGGTCCGGTGCACCCGATGGCGCAGGCGATGAACGCGATCGGTTATGACGCGGCGGCGCTCGGGAATCACGAGTTCAATTACGGCATTCCCGTGCTGCGGAAGTTCGAGGAGCAGCTGGACTTCCCGCTGCTCGGTGCGAACGCGCTGGACGCGAAGACGCTGAAGCCGGCGTTCGCCCCGTATGTGATCAAGCATGTGCGGACGCCGCACGGCAGGGACGTCCGGGTGGCGATCCTGGGTCTGACGAACCCGGGCATCGCGATCTGGGACAAGGCGAACGTGAGCGGGAAGATGGTGTTCCCGGGTCTTGAGGAGCAGGCGGCCCGCTGGGTGCCGAAGCTGCGTTCGATGGGTGCGGACGTCGTGATCGTCTCGGCGCACTCGGGCACGTCGGGCACGTCCTCGTACGGTGACCAGATCCCGTACGTCGAGAACGCGGCCGGTCTGGTGGCGGAGCAGGTGCCGGGGATCGACGCGATCCTGGTGGGTCACGCGCACTCGGAGATCCCCGAGTACTTCGTGACGAACAAGGAGACGGGCAAGCAGGTCGTGCTCTCGGAGCCGGCGAAGTGGGGTCAGCGTCTGACGCTGTTCGACTTCGACCTGGTGTGGGAGAAGGGCCGCTGGGCGGTCGAGAAGGTCGGCGCCCAGGTGCTGAACTCCAACACGGTGGCCGAGGACAAGAAGATCACGCGGCTCCTGAAGGACGAGCACGCGAAGGTGGTGGCCTATGTGAACCAGGTCATCGGTACCTCGGTCGCGGCGATGACCACGGCGGACGCGCCGTGGAAGGACGAGCCGATCATCGACCTGATCAACCACGTCCAGGCGGAGACGGTGAAGGCGGCGCTGGCGGGCGGGGAGTTCGCGTCGCTGCCGGTACTGTCGCAGGCGTCGTGCTTCTCGCGTACGGCCTCGATCCCGGCGGGCAACGTCACGATCAAGGACGCGGCGGGCCTGTACCCGTTCGAGAACACGCTGGAGGCGCGGGTCGTGACGGGTGCCCAGGTGAAGGACTACCTGGAGTTCTCGGCCCGGTACTACGTGCAGACGGCGGCGGGTGCCGCGGTGGACACCTCGAAGCTGACGAACGCGAACAGCACGCCGGACTACAACTACGACGCGCTGTCGGGCGTGACGTACGACATCGACATCGCGCAGCCCGCGGGCTCGCGGATCGTCGGGCTGTCGTTCGAGGGTGCGCCGATCGACCCGGCGGCGAAGTTCGTGCTGGCGGTGAACAACTACCGGGCGAGCGGCGGTGGCAACTTCCCGCACGTCCCGGCCGCGCAGCAGGTGTGGGCGAACTCGGACGAGATCCGGAACACGATCATCGCGTGGGTGACGGCGAAGGGTGAGGTCGACCCGGCGGAGTTCGCGACGGTGGGCTGGCGTCTGACGCGGGACGGCGTGCCGGTCTTCTAG
- a CDS encoding PaaI family thioesterase encodes MGDQSAPVFPQDVIDEYATLGIDLPALFSAGHLGERMGVRITEASADRVVGTMPVEGNTQPYGLLHGGASAVLAETLGSIGSMLHGGAGKVAVGVDLNCTHHRGVRNGLVTGVATPVHRGRSTATYEIVVTDDDGKRVCTARLTCLLRETPAAG; translated from the coding sequence ATGGGCGACCAGAGCGCACCCGTGTTCCCGCAGGACGTCATCGACGAGTACGCCACCCTCGGCATCGATCTGCCCGCCCTCTTCTCCGCCGGGCACCTCGGCGAGCGGATGGGCGTGCGGATCACCGAGGCGTCCGCGGACCGCGTCGTCGGCACCATGCCGGTCGAGGGCAACACCCAGCCCTACGGACTGCTGCACGGCGGGGCGTCCGCCGTGCTCGCCGAGACCCTCGGCTCCATCGGTTCCATGCTCCACGGCGGCGCCGGGAAGGTCGCGGTCGGCGTCGACCTCAACTGCACCCACCACCGGGGGGTCCGCAACGGCCTGGTGACGGGTGTCGCCACCCCCGTGCACCGCGGGCGCTCCACGGCCACCTACGAGATCGTCGTCACGGACGACGACGGGAAGCGGGTCTGCACCGCTCGCCTCACCTGTCTGCTGCGCGAGACCCCGGCCGCCGGCTGA
- a CDS encoding ABC transporter ATP-binding protein: protein MTALLEVEDLRVAYGKIEAVKGISFSVEAGQVVTLIGTNGAGKTTTLRTLSGLLKPAGGRIVFDGKPLADVPAHKIVALGLAHSPEGRHIFPRLTIAENLLLGAYLRSDKTGIEQDVQRAYDLFPILGERRKQSAGTLSGGEQQMLAMGRALMSRPKLLMLDEPSMGLSPIMMQKIMETIVELRSSGTTILLVEQNAQAALSLADQGHVMEIGKIVLSGTGADLLHDESVRKAYLGED from the coding sequence ATGACCGCGCTCCTGGAAGTCGAGGACCTCCGCGTCGCCTACGGCAAGATCGAAGCCGTCAAAGGCATCTCGTTCAGCGTCGAAGCCGGCCAGGTCGTCACCCTCATCGGCACCAACGGCGCCGGAAAGACGACCACGCTGCGCACCCTCTCCGGGCTCCTCAAACCGGCCGGCGGGCGCATCGTCTTCGACGGAAAGCCCCTCGCCGACGTCCCCGCGCACAAGATCGTCGCCCTGGGCCTCGCCCACTCCCCCGAGGGACGCCACATCTTCCCCCGGCTGACGATCGCCGAAAACCTCCTCCTCGGCGCCTACCTGCGCAGCGACAAGACAGGCATCGAACAGGACGTCCAGCGCGCCTACGACCTCTTCCCCATCCTCGGGGAACGCCGCAAGCAGTCCGCCGGAACCCTCTCGGGCGGCGAGCAGCAGATGCTTGCCATGGGACGCGCCCTGATGTCGCGGCCCAAGCTGCTCATGCTCGACGAGCCCTCCATGGGCCTCTCTCCGATCATGATGCAGAAGATCATGGAGACCATCGTCGAACTCCGGTCCTCCGGTACGACGATCCTCCTGGTCGAGCAGAACGCCCAGGCGGCTCTCTCCCTCGCGGACCAGGGCCACGTGATGGAGATCGGCAAGATCGTCCTCTCCGGCACCGGGGCCGACCTGCTGCACGACGAGTCGGTCCGCAAGGCCTACCTCGGCGAGGACTGA
- a CDS encoding branched-chain amino acid ABC transporter substrate-binding protein has product MLILTAVLTTGALSLTACGSRDDDKGSDGASGSGKNQTVVIGLDAPLSGDLSALGLGIKNSADLAVKTANKEKTVPGITFELQPLDDQAQPSVGGQNAQKFIGNKDLVGVVGPLNSSVAQSMQKPFEDASLTQVSPANTGTELTQGDNWKDGDAAKKRPFKTYFRTATTDAIQGAFAANYLFKNAGIKDVYLIDDQKTYGAGLAASFKTTFTSLGGKIVGSDHVNPDDRDFNSVVTKVKSSGAKAVYYGGEYPAGAPLSQQLKDSVQIPLMGGDGMYSADFISLNKKAQGDIATSVGKPVEELDSAKKFIADYSAAGYKDAYEAYGGGTYDATWAIIEAVKIVAAENDGKLPDDSREKVLAAMAKVQFDGVTGPVAFDQYGDTTNTMMTAYQVDGGKWVSKLSEAVTK; this is encoded by the coding sequence TTGCTCATACTCACCGCAGTGCTCACCACCGGAGCACTCTCCCTCACAGCCTGCGGCTCGCGCGACGACGACAAGGGCAGCGACGGCGCGAGCGGCAGCGGTAAGAACCAGACCGTCGTCATCGGCCTCGACGCCCCCCTGAGCGGCGACCTCTCCGCCCTCGGCCTCGGCATCAAGAACTCCGCCGACCTCGCCGTCAAGACGGCGAACAAGGAGAAGACGGTCCCGGGCATCACGTTCGAGCTCCAGCCCCTCGACGACCAGGCCCAGCCCTCCGTCGGCGGCCAGAACGCCCAGAAATTCATCGGCAACAAGGACCTCGTCGGCGTCGTCGGCCCCCTCAACTCCAGCGTCGCCCAGTCGATGCAGAAGCCCTTCGAGGACGCCAGCCTCACCCAGGTCTCGCCCGCCAACACCGGCACCGAGCTGACCCAGGGCGACAACTGGAAGGACGGCGACGCGGCCAAGAAGCGCCCGTTCAAGACGTACTTCCGCACCGCCACCACCGACGCCATCCAGGGCGCCTTCGCCGCGAACTACCTGTTCAAGAACGCGGGCATCAAGGACGTCTACCTCATCGACGACCAGAAGACCTACGGCGCCGGCCTCGCCGCCTCCTTCAAGACGACCTTCACCTCCCTCGGTGGCAAGATCGTCGGCAGCGACCACGTCAACCCCGACGACCGCGACTTCAACTCCGTCGTCACCAAGGTGAAGAGCTCCGGCGCCAAGGCCGTCTACTACGGCGGTGAGTACCCCGCCGGCGCACCCCTGAGCCAGCAGCTCAAGGACAGCGTCCAGATCCCGCTCATGGGCGGCGACGGCATGTACAGCGCCGACTTCATCAGCCTCAACAAGAAGGCCCAGGGCGACATCGCCACCTCCGTCGGCAAGCCCGTCGAAGAGCTCGACTCCGCCAAGAAGTTCATCGCGGACTACTCCGCGGCCGGCTACAAGGACGCCTACGAGGCGTACGGCGGCGGCACCTACGACGCCACCTGGGCCATCATCGAGGCCGTCAAGATCGTCGCCGCCGAGAACGACGGCAAGCTCCCCGACGACAGCCGCGAGAAGGTCCTCGCCGCCATGGCCAAGGTGCAGTTCGACGGCGTGACCGGCCCGGTCGCCTTCGACCAGTACGGCGACACCACCAACACCATGATGACCGCCTACCAGGTCGACGGCGGCAAGTGGGTCTCCAAGCTCAGCGAGGCCGTCACCAAGTAA
- the pyk gene encoding pyruvate kinase: MRRAKIVCTLGPATDSYDQIKALVEAGMDVARFNLSHGSYAEHEQRYHHVRKAAEETGRNVGILADLQGPKIRLGRFREGPVLLERGDTFTITVEPHTDGDKNTCGTTYDGLAADVTPGERILVDDGRVALQVTAVDGPRVHTTVLEGGVVSDNKGLNLPGVAVSVPALSEKDIDDLRWALRIGADVIALSFVRSGKDIDDVHRVMTEEGRRLPVIAKVEKPQAVENIDGIVAAFDGIMVARGDLGVEMPLEQVPIVQKRAVKLAKRNAKPVIVATQMLDSMIDNSRPTRAEASDVANAVIDGTDAVMLSGETSVGKYPIETVRTMSRIVEAAEEDILAKGLPPLTDHSKPRTQGGAVARAAAEMGDFLGAKFLVAFTQSGDTAKRLSRYRSPIPLLAFTPDAATRAQLNLTWGVETFLGPHVDSTDAMVAQVDEELLRIGRCAKGDVIVITAGSPPGVAGSTNLVRVHHVGEDDSPK, from the coding sequence ATGCGCCGAGCGAAAATCGTCTGCACCCTGGGCCCCGCAACCGACTCGTACGACCAGATCAAAGCCCTGGTCGAAGCCGGAATGGACGTCGCCCGCTTCAACCTCAGCCACGGCAGTTACGCCGAACACGAACAGCGGTACCACCACGTCCGCAAAGCCGCCGAGGAGACCGGCCGCAACGTCGGCATCCTCGCCGACCTCCAAGGCCCGAAGATCCGCCTCGGGCGATTTCGTGAAGGCCCCGTACTCCTTGAACGCGGAGACACCTTCACCATCACCGTCGAACCCCACACCGACGGCGACAAGAACACCTGCGGCACCACCTACGACGGCCTCGCCGCCGACGTCACCCCCGGCGAGCGCATCCTCGTCGACGACGGCCGCGTCGCACTCCAGGTCACCGCCGTCGACGGCCCCCGCGTCCACACCACCGTCCTCGAAGGCGGCGTGGTCTCCGACAACAAGGGCCTCAACCTCCCCGGCGTCGCCGTCTCCGTCCCCGCCCTCTCCGAAAAGGACATCGACGACCTCCGCTGGGCCCTGCGCATCGGCGCCGACGTCATCGCCCTCTCCTTCGTACGCAGCGGAAAGGACATCGACGACGTCCACCGCGTCATGACCGAGGAAGGCCGCCGCCTCCCCGTCATCGCGAAGGTCGAGAAACCCCAGGCCGTCGAGAACATCGACGGCATCGTCGCCGCCTTCGACGGCATCATGGTCGCCCGCGGCGACCTCGGCGTCGAAATGCCCCTGGAACAGGTCCCGATCGTCCAGAAACGCGCCGTCAAACTCGCCAAGCGCAACGCCAAACCCGTCATCGTCGCCACCCAGATGCTCGACTCGATGATCGACAACTCCCGCCCCACCCGCGCCGAAGCCTCCGATGTCGCCAACGCCGTCATCGACGGCACCGACGCCGTCATGCTCTCCGGCGAGACCAGCGTCGGCAAATACCCCATCGAGACCGTCCGCACCATGTCCCGCATCGTCGAAGCCGCCGAGGAAGACATCCTCGCCAAGGGACTGCCCCCGCTCACCGACCACAGCAAGCCCCGCACCCAGGGCGGCGCCGTCGCACGCGCCGCAGCCGAAATGGGCGACTTCCTCGGCGCCAAATTCCTCGTCGCCTTCACCCAGAGCGGCGACACCGCCAAACGCCTCTCCCGCTACCGCTCACCCATCCCGCTCCTCGCCTTCACCCCCGACGCCGCCACCCGCGCCCAGCTCAACCTCACCTGGGGCGTCGAAACCTTCCTCGGCCCGCACGTCGACTCCACCGACGCGATGGTCGCCCAGGTCGACGAGGAACTCCTGCGCATCGGCCGCTGTGCCAAGGGCGACGTCATCGTCATCACCGCCGGCTCCCCGCCCGGTGTCGCCGGCTCCACCAACCTGGTCCGCGTCCACCACGTCGGCGAGGACGACAGCCCGAAGTAG
- a CDS encoding branched-chain amino acid ABC transporter permease has product MHELPQQLANGLILGAMYGLIAIGYTMVYGIIQLINFAHGEIFMIGGFGALTVYLWMPSGSNLLAIVPLMIVGGVICSVAVSVAAERFAYRPLRNAPRLAPLITAIGLSLALQQAVWKWYPDATADRSFPQFKGGAFDLLGAHIQRGDLFVLISAPVCMLALGLFVSKTRAGRGMQATSQDPDTAKLMGINTDRIIVMAFAIGAAFAAVAAVAYGLKNGQIGFRMGFLMGLKAFTAAVLGGIGNIYGAMLGGVVLGLAEALATGYMSDVPGMDLFGGGAWKDVWAFALLIIVLLLRPQGLLGERVADRA; this is encoded by the coding sequence GTGCACGAACTGCCGCAACAGCTGGCCAACGGACTCATCCTCGGCGCGATGTACGGACTCATCGCGATCGGTTACACGATGGTCTACGGAATCATCCAGCTCATCAACTTCGCACACGGCGAGATCTTCATGATCGGAGGCTTCGGGGCACTCACCGTGTACCTCTGGATGCCCTCCGGATCCAACCTCCTCGCCATCGTCCCCCTCATGATCGTCGGCGGCGTGATCTGCTCCGTCGCCGTCAGCGTCGCCGCCGAACGCTTCGCCTACCGGCCCCTGCGCAACGCACCCCGCCTCGCCCCGCTCATCACCGCGATCGGCCTCTCCCTCGCCCTCCAGCAGGCCGTCTGGAAGTGGTACCCCGACGCGACCGCCGACCGCTCCTTCCCGCAGTTCAAGGGCGGCGCCTTCGACCTGCTCGGCGCCCACATCCAGCGCGGCGACCTCTTCGTCCTCATCTCCGCACCCGTCTGCATGCTCGCCCTCGGCCTCTTCGTCTCCAAGACCCGCGCCGGCCGCGGCATGCAGGCCACCTCGCAGGACCCCGACACCGCCAAGCTCATGGGCATCAACACCGACCGGATCATCGTCATGGCCTTCGCCATCGGTGCCGCGTTCGCCGCCGTCGCCGCCGTCGCCTACGGGCTCAAGAACGGCCAGATCGGCTTCCGGATGGGCTTCCTCATGGGCCTCAAAGCCTTCACCGCCGCCGTACTCGGCGGCATCGGCAACATCTACGGCGCCATGCTCGGCGGCGTCGTCCTCGGCCTCGCCGAAGCCCTCGCCACCGGCTACATGAGCGACGTCCCCGGCATGGACCTCTTCGGCGGCGGCGCCTGGAAGGACGTGTGGGCCTTCGCGCTCCTCATCATCGTCCTGCTGCTGCGGCCACAAGGGCTGCTCGGCGAACGCGTCGCGGACAGGGCGTGA
- a CDS encoding branched-chain amino acid ABC transporter permease, which translates to MTTHTSGAPLGLLPPATARAVTTAGAAVSLAGTFLAWTWTDEFPGDLTVTGYPGGLQVLTLVGSLITLLLALSGYGIRGLGWLTPGGTNASVRFAALGILATTGYAAGAITVDLGGVVNLEPGAWVSLAGSLVAALGAFGLPADQALADENPSGPAVLRNSLTAPAPGRARELPSWAEILIITASFGAGLYLFSYGIDTEYTELFIGFLLTAAFGFTALHRAGLVARISALTAKHRNVTLTAALAAAFCFPFTQTTGEYALIGTNILVFATVALGLNVVVGLAGLLDLGYVAFLGVGAYTAALVSGASASAIGVHFPFWAAILTGGAVSMIFGVLIGAPTLRLRGDYLAIVTLGFGEIFRVTVNNLNGNSGPDLTNGSQGIPSIPDLDLFGFEFGANHDIGPFSLSRPANYYLLMLLVTAVVILVFRRSGDSRIGRAWVAIREDETAATAMGINAFRLKLLAFALGATLAGLAGAVQAHVNYTVTPEQYQFAGSVPPNSAFLLAAVILGGMGTLSGPFVGAALLYLIPAKLQFMQDYQLFLFGIALILLMRFRPEGLIADRRKRLEFHESAKNDAESTAGRPDVPETRQPEDTGAGIAKAGA; encoded by the coding sequence ATGACCACTCACACCTCCGGCGCCCCCCTCGGCCTGCTGCCCCCCGCCACCGCCCGCGCCGTCACGACGGCAGGCGCGGCCGTCTCCCTCGCAGGCACCTTCCTCGCCTGGACCTGGACCGACGAATTCCCCGGCGACCTCACCGTCACCGGATACCCCGGGGGCCTCCAGGTCCTCACCCTCGTCGGCTCCCTCATCACCCTGCTCCTCGCCCTCTCCGGATACGGCATCCGCGGACTCGGCTGGCTCACCCCCGGCGGCACCAACGCCTCCGTGCGCTTCGCCGCACTCGGCATCCTCGCCACCACCGGCTACGCCGCCGGCGCCATCACCGTCGACCTCGGCGGCGTCGTCAACCTCGAACCCGGTGCCTGGGTCAGCCTCGCCGGCTCCCTCGTCGCCGCACTCGGCGCCTTCGGCCTCCCCGCCGACCAGGCCCTCGCCGATGAGAACCCCAGCGGCCCCGCCGTCCTCCGCAACAGCCTCACCGCACCCGCACCCGGACGCGCCCGCGAACTCCCCTCCTGGGCCGAGATCCTCATCATCACGGCGAGCTTCGGCGCCGGCCTCTACCTCTTCTCGTACGGCATCGACACCGAGTACACCGAACTCTTCATCGGGTTCCTGCTCACCGCCGCCTTCGGCTTCACCGCGCTGCACCGGGCCGGCCTCGTCGCCCGCATCTCCGCGCTGACGGCCAAGCACCGCAACGTCACCCTCACCGCCGCCCTCGCCGCAGCCTTCTGCTTCCCCTTCACGCAGACCACCGGCGAGTACGCGCTCATCGGCACCAACATCCTCGTCTTCGCGACCGTCGCCCTCGGGCTCAACGTCGTCGTCGGCCTCGCCGGCCTCCTCGACCTCGGCTACGTCGCCTTCCTCGGTGTCGGCGCCTACACCGCCGCCCTCGTCTCCGGCGCCTCCGCCTCCGCGATCGGCGTCCACTTCCCCTTCTGGGCGGCCATCCTCACCGGCGGCGCCGTCTCCATGATCTTCGGCGTCCTCATCGGCGCCCCGACCCTGCGGCTGCGCGGCGACTACCTCGCCATCGTCACCCTCGGCTTCGGAGAGATCTTCCGCGTCACCGTCAACAACCTCAACGGCAACAGCGGCCCCGACCTCACCAACGGCTCCCAGGGCATCCCCTCCATCCCCGACCTCGACCTCTTCGGATTCGAGTTCGGAGCCAACCACGACATCGGCCCCTTCAGCCTCAGCAGGCCCGCCAACTACTACCTGCTGATGCTCCTCGTCACCGCCGTCGTCATCCTCGTCTTCCGCCGCTCCGGCGACTCCCGCATCGGCCGCGCCTGGGTCGCCATCCGCGAAGACGAAACCGCCGCCACCGCCATGGGCATCAACGCCTTCCGGCTCAAGCTGCTCGCCTTCGCCCTCGGCGCCACCCTCGCCGGTCTCGCCGGAGCCGTACAGGCACACGTCAACTACACCGTGACGCCCGAGCAGTACCAGTTCGCCGGCTCCGTACCCCCGAACTCCGCCTTCCTCCTCGCCGCCGTCATCCTCGGCGGCATGGGAACCCTCAGCGGACCCTTCGTCGGCGCCGCACTCCTCTACCTCATCCCGGCCAAACTCCAGTTCATGCAGGACTACCAGCTGTTCCTCTTCGGCATCGCGCTCATCCTGCTGATGCGCTTCCGCCCCGAAGGCCTCATCGCCGACCGGCGCAAGCGACTCGAATTCCACGAGTCCGCCAAGAACGACGCGGAGAGCACGGCCGGCCGGCCCGACGTACCCGAAACACGGCAGCCCGAGGACACCGGCGCCGGCATCGCCAAGGCGGGGGCGTGA
- a CDS encoding transcriptional regulator, giving the protein MYDLGTRKHALTLVAQGRSLNSVSRLTGVSRSAIRSWQTRLEPLEPARAEPCPRCASAPTAVEPTAAYAYLLGLYLGDGCISAAPRGVYALRIACADAWPGLIDACAEAVRQVRPTNKVMRVRATGCQYVTSYSKHWPCLFPQHGPGKKHERRIVLDPWQREIIAARPWEFVRGLVHSDGCRATNWTTRTVGGLVKRYEYPRYWFTNVSDDIRRLYTDTLDTLGVEWTHCDRAGRRYNVSVARRASVALMDAHVGPKY; this is encoded by the coding sequence ATGTACGACCTGGGAACCCGGAAGCATGCCCTGACGCTGGTGGCACAGGGCCGCAGTCTCAACTCCGTGAGCAGGCTCACCGGCGTCTCCCGCTCCGCCATCCGCTCCTGGCAGACCCGTCTCGAACCGCTCGAACCCGCCCGCGCGGAGCCCTGCCCCCGGTGCGCCTCCGCGCCCACCGCGGTCGAGCCGACCGCCGCGTACGCGTACCTGCTGGGGCTCTACCTGGGCGACGGATGCATCAGCGCGGCACCCCGCGGGGTGTACGCCCTGCGCATCGCGTGCGCCGACGCCTGGCCCGGGCTCATCGACGCCTGCGCCGAGGCGGTGCGGCAGGTCCGCCCCACGAACAAGGTCATGCGGGTCAGGGCCACCGGATGCCAGTACGTCACCTCGTACAGCAAGCACTGGCCCTGCCTCTTCCCCCAGCACGGACCCGGCAAGAAGCACGAGCGCCGCATCGTCCTCGACCCCTGGCAGCGGGAGATCATCGCCGCGCGCCCCTGGGAGTTCGTGCGCGGGCTGGTCCACTCGGACGGCTGCCGGGCCACGAACTGGACGACCCGGACGGTCGGCGGGTTGGTGAAGCGGTACGAGTACCCGAGGTACTGGTTCACCAACGTCTCGGACGACATCCGCCGGCTCTACACGGACACGCTGGACACGCTCGGCGTGGAGTGGACCCACTGCGACCGGGCGGGGCGGCGGTACAACGTCTCCGTCGCCCGACGGGCGTCCGTCGCGCTCATGGACGCGCACGTCGGGCCGAAATACTGA
- a CDS encoding ABC transporter ATP-binding protein, with translation MRFGGLTAVRDVSLTVDSGEIVGLIGPNGAGKTTFFNCLTGLYVPTEGKVSYKGTVLPPKPHLVTQAGIARTFQNIRLFANMTVLENVLVGRHTRTDDGLWSALLRLPGHTRAEKASRERAMELLEFIGLAHKADHLARNLPYGEQRKLEIARALASDPGLLLLDEPTAGMNPQETRVTEELIFAIRDQGIAVLVIEHDMRFIFNLCDRVACLVQGEKLVEGTPSTVQGDERVIAAYLGTPFEGAPGADEVAEVEAAEAGHGTTAGGTAAESTSSTTGTPAEEETS, from the coding sequence ATGCGCTTCGGCGGCCTCACCGCCGTACGCGACGTCTCCCTCACCGTCGACAGCGGCGAGATCGTCGGCCTCATCGGCCCCAACGGCGCCGGGAAGACCACCTTCTTCAACTGCCTCACCGGCCTCTACGTCCCCACCGAGGGCAAGGTCAGCTACAAGGGCACCGTCCTGCCGCCCAAGCCCCACCTCGTCACCCAGGCAGGCATCGCCCGCACCTTCCAGAACATCCGGCTCTTCGCCAACATGACCGTCCTGGAAAACGTCCTCGTCGGCCGCCACACCCGCACCGACGACGGACTCTGGTCCGCCCTCCTGCGCCTCCCCGGCCACACCCGCGCCGAAAAGGCCAGCCGCGAACGAGCCATGGAACTCCTGGAGTTCATCGGCCTCGCCCACAAAGCCGACCACCTCGCACGCAACCTCCCCTACGGAGAGCAGCGCAAGCTGGAAATCGCGCGCGCCCTCGCCAGCGACCCCGGACTCCTCCTCCTCGACGAGCCCACCGCCGGCATGAACCCGCAGGAAACCCGCGTCACCGAAGAACTCATCTTCGCCATCCGCGACCAGGGCATCGCCGTACTCGTCATCGAGCACGACATGCGCTTCATCTTCAACCTCTGCGACCGCGTCGCCTGCCTCGTCCAGGGCGAGAAACTCGTCGAAGGCACCCCCAGCACCGTCCAGGGCGACGAACGCGTCATCGCCGCCTACCTCGGCACCCCCTTCGAAGGAGCCCCCGGCGCCGACGAAGTCGCCGAAGTGGAAGCCGCCGAAGCAGGCCACGGCACCACGGCGGGCGGCACAGCCGCCGAAAGCACCAGCAGCACCACCGGCACCCCCGCCGAGGAGGAAACCTCATGA